Genomic segment of Maricaulis maris:
CGGAATGATCGCAGAAAGCCGGCCTGGAGCAGCTCGGGTGCATTCTCGGAGGCGGCCTTGCCGGTCTCGGTCAGGCGAGCGGTCACGACGCGTTTGTCGGTATCGCTTTTCACCCGTTCGACCAGGCCGGCATGGGTCAGTCGATCGAGGATCGAGGTGATCGTGGCCTGGCTGAGCGACACGGCCCGCGCGATGGCGCTGGGAGACAAGTCGCCACGCTTGTAGAGGGTGTCGATGACGACCAGCTGCGGGGCGGTCAGGCCGGTGGCTTTCACCAGCCGTTTTGATTGAAGGTCGATGGCGCGGGTTATGCGCCGCAGGGCCACAAGAATTTCGTCGTGATCGCTCATGCCGCTCGCCTGTTGAGGGTCCGTTTCCGATGTACCCGCAGCCCACGATCTTTCCAACATGTTTGAGTGTGGCTGCGGATCGATGTTTTGTTCGATTTCGAATGACCTGTTCGGCAAACCTGGTGGACTGATGTCCGGCGGAATTTACCAAAACCTGTCACATTCATGTAACGGTGTAAATAT
This window contains:
- a CDS encoding MarR family winged helix-turn-helix transcriptional regulator; the protein is MSDHDEILVALRRITRAIDLQSKRLVKATGLTAPQLVVIDTLYKRGDLSPSAIARAVSLSQATITSILDRLTHAGLVERVKSDTDKRVVTARLTETGKAASENAPELLQAGFLRSFRKLQPWEQNMLIASLQRIAELMDAEDLDASPFLDTGEINR